Proteins from one Lachnospiraceae bacterium KGMB03038 genomic window:
- a CDS encoding MIP family channel protein: MKKYVAEFIGTLVLTLFGCGSAAISGGIDGALGIFGIAMAFGLSIVAMAYVIGDVSGCHINPAVSLGVFLNKGMSAKDFAGYVIAQFLGGIAGAGILYGVLACTNLGPVAEVGLGQNGYGEVSYVGLDMTGALLVEIILTFVFVFTILGVTAKAKTGTVAGLVIGLTLTFVHILGIPLTGTSVNPARSFGPALLVGNGTALAQVWVFIVGPLAGAAIAAVVYGILCREKETAAEN; encoded by the coding sequence ATGAAAAAATATGTTGCGGAATTTATCGGAACACTGGTATTGACATTATTCGGCTGCGGATCGGCGGCAATCTCCGGGGGGATCGACGGAGCGCTTGGGATTTTTGGGATCGCTATGGCGTTTGGGCTTTCTATCGTAGCGATGGCCTATGTGATCGGGGATGTGTCTGGCTGTCATATCAATCCGGCAGTGTCTTTGGGAGTATTTTTAAATAAAGGAATGTCAGCGAAGGATTTTGCGGGATATGTGATCGCTCAGTTTTTGGGCGGTATCGCGGGAGCGGGAATCTTGTACGGCGTGCTCGCCTGCACGAACCTGGGACCGGTTGCCGAGGTAGGTCTTGGCCAGAATGGTTATGGAGAGGTCTCCTATGTGGGGCTGGACATGACGGGGGCTCTGCTGGTTGAGATCATCCTGACATTTGTGTTTGTATTCACCATTCTTGGAGTGACCGCAAAGGCGAAAACAGGAACGGTGGCTGGCCTGGTGATCGGCCTTACACTGACATTCGTTCATATCTTAGGGATTCCGCTTACCGGAACTTCTGTGAATCCGGCAAGAAGCTTTGGACCAGCTCTTTTGGTCGGGAACGGAACCGCCCTGGCGCAGGTGTGGGTCTTCATCGTGGGACCGCTTGCGGGAGCCGCGATCGCGGCGGTGGTTTATGGTATTCTGTGCAGAGAAAAAGAAACAGCCGCAGAAAACTAG
- a CDS encoding transketolase, producing MENLKALAYELRENVIDMIVEGKAGHIGGDMSVMEILTEIYFEQMNISPENQDDPDRDKFIMSKGHSVEAYYAVLARKGFFDIKEVIATFSKFGSMFIGHPNNKLPGIEMNSGSLGHGLPVSVGMALAGKMDGRDYRVYTVMGDGELAEGSVWEGAMAAHQYGLDNLCAVVDRNRLQISGNTEDVMGHDDLHERFRAFGWHVIDVADGNDIDQLRAAFEEAKTVKGKPTVLIANTVKGKGSSVMENKANWHHKVPNEEELAQIRKDLAERKEALLHG from the coding sequence ATGGAAAATCTGAAAGCGTTAGCTTATGAATTAAGAGAAAACGTGATCGATATGATCGTAGAAGGCAAAGCCGGACATATCGGCGGCGATATGAGCGTCATGGAGATCCTGACAGAGATCTATTTTGAGCAGATGAATATCTCCCCGGAGAACCAGGATGATCCAGACCGGGATAAATTCATCATGAGCAAGGGACATTCCGTTGAAGCGTATTACGCGGTGCTGGCGAGGAAAGGATTCTTTGATATCAAAGAAGTCATCGCCACCTTCAGCAAGTTTGGGTCTATGTTCATCGGACATCCCAATAATAAGCTGCCGGGCATCGAGATGAATTCCGGTTCCCTGGGCCATGGGCTCCCAGTCAGTGTGGGAATGGCTCTGGCGGGAAAGATGGACGGCAGGGATTACCGGGTCTACACCGTGATGGGAGACGGGGAACTGGCGGAAGGTTCCGTCTGGGAAGGCGCTATGGCGGCCCACCAGTATGGGCTGGACAACCTGTGCGCGGTGGTAGACCGCAATCGGCTCCAGATCTCTGGGAATACCGAAGATGTGATGGGGCATGACGATCTGCATGAACGGTTCCGCGCCTTTGGATGGCATGTGATCGATGTGGCCGACGGGAACGATATCGACCAGCTCCGGGCCGCCTTTGAGGAAGCGAAGACGGTGAAAGGGAAACCGACGGTATTGATCGCCAACACGGTAAAAGGGAAAGGTTCTTCCGTGATGGAGAACAAGGCCAACTGGCATCATAAAGTTCCGAATGAGGAGGAACTGGCCCAGATCCGGAAAGATCTGGCAGAGAGGAAGGAGGCGCTGCTTCATGGCTAA
- a CDS encoding GHKL domain-containing protein: MEPAFLLSTFFYIAPCFALLILSFKDQFRLPSLRRVVTGVLLFLAVTFIASCLYFSFYWSSLARSFLGLAGIVSAVCIFTIVVSYHFVHSLFIISVVKSYSEGVILTVSYIHFLFTGTLPGFNSIIGALLIILVTLLAFPLMYLFFKKLMRPALDYSYTLPPWKYMWVIPVSQNLIYTLTISPDFFRDLGDYSEFYFIPPLWLLMCFSSYIIFLRMIISVSENANLQERLHLSETLLNAQAKHAELLQSHIEETRRARHDLHHHILALNGFLQARDWTQLEKYLKDYTAHIPETQSVFCKDPALNALLCHYHENAKEAHIDTSFTVSLPEQLPFPSTDLCVILGNLLENAVEACARMHSPEKFIRLSFSMTSSTILVLVIENSFEGTIHRSGNAFLSTKAARRKGIGISSVIQLTESYNGVHKFEYQDQVFKVSILLNAKTEKGAIAR, translated from the coding sequence ATGGAGCCGGCATTTCTCTTATCTACTTTTTTTTACATCGCTCCTTGTTTCGCCCTGCTCATCCTTTCCTTCAAGGATCAGTTCCGACTTCCTTCTCTTAGAAGAGTGGTGACTGGGGTCCTGCTTTTCCTGGCGGTCACTTTCATTGCGTCCTGCCTTTATTTTTCGTTCTACTGGTCCTCACTGGCCCGCTCTTTTCTCGGACTTGCGGGTATTGTATCTGCGGTATGCATTTTTACGATTGTTGTCAGTTATCACTTTGTCCACAGTCTTTTTATCATATCCGTGGTCAAATCTTACTCCGAGGGCGTGATCCTGACTGTATCCTATATCCACTTTCTGTTTACAGGCACTCTTCCAGGATTTAACTCCATAATCGGCGCTCTGCTCATCATCCTAGTCACGCTGCTGGCCTTTCCTCTTATGTATCTCTTTTTTAAGAAGCTGATGCGCCCTGCCCTGGATTATTCTTATACACTTCCGCCATGGAAATATATGTGGGTGATCCCCGTATCCCAAAATCTGATCTACACGTTGACCATATCTCCCGATTTTTTCCGAGATCTCGGGGACTATTCAGAATTTTATTTCATTCCACCTCTGTGGCTTTTGATGTGCTTCTCGTCCTATATCATTTTTCTCCGCATGATCATTTCGGTCAGCGAAAACGCCAACCTCCAGGAGCGGCTCCACCTTTCCGAAACACTGCTCAACGCCCAAGCCAAACACGCGGAACTCCTTCAGTCTCACATCGAGGAGACCAGACGGGCGCGGCACGATCTTCATCACCACATCCTTGCTCTGAACGGATTCCTTCAGGCAAGAGACTGGACTCAGCTGGAGAAATATCTAAAAGATTACACCGCTCATATTCCAGAAACCCAGTCGGTCTTCTGTAAAGATCCAGCCCTTAACGCGCTTCTCTGCCATTATCACGAAAACGCCAAAGAAGCTCATATCGATACTTCATTTACCGTCTCGCTTCCCGAACAATTACCCTTTCCAAGCACAGACTTGTGCGTAATTCTGGGAAATCTGCTGGAAAACGCGGTGGAAGCATGCGCGCGTATGCATTCTCCCGAGAAATTCATACGCCTCTCCTTTTCCATGACCAGCAGCACCATCCTGGTCCTTGTCATTGAAAATAGTTTCGAAGGGACCATTCACAGGTCCGGCAACGCCTTTCTTTCTACCAAGGCCGCCAGACGAAAGGGAATCGGCATCTCATCCGTCATTCAGCTTACAGAATCCTATAACGGCGTCCACAAATTTGAATATCAAGACCAGGTCTTCAAAGTCTCCATCCTGCTGAACGCGAAAACAGAAAAGGGAGCCATCGCAAGATAG
- a CDS encoding response regulator transcription factor has translation MTAAIVDDLIKDIQVLEEYLKNYCQEHKVRIQVHRFTNESAFLQSLDQTEYSLVFLDIYMQNETGIRLAQQVRRTFPRCQVIFTTASKEHALEAFRVRALDYLVKPYTYDELADAMKRFEETAEKFIHYIEVKEGRYQTRILIDDIVYTDYSNHYIQIHTTSCVVRSYMSFADFAPMLESYPQFLWCYRNCLVNMDHIESLEDRDFLMKNRERVPISKARKNEVTQAYADYLFDYVNGGIH, from the coding sequence ATGACAGCTGCGATCGTAGACGACTTGATCAAAGATATACAGGTTCTTGAAGAATATCTTAAAAATTATTGTCAGGAGCACAAGGTGCGCATACAGGTCCATCGATTCACAAATGAATCCGCTTTTCTTCAATCCCTGGACCAAACAGAATATTCTCTTGTCTTTCTGGATATTTATATGCAGAACGAAACAGGCATCCGACTTGCCCAGCAGGTCCGCAGAACGTTTCCCAGATGCCAGGTTATCTTCACCACCGCCAGCAAGGAACACGCCTTGGAAGCATTCCGCGTGCGCGCTCTGGATTACCTGGTAAAACCCTATACTTACGATGAGCTCGCGGACGCGATGAAGCGTTTTGAAGAAACCGCCGAGAAATTCATCCACTACATCGAGGTCAAGGAAGGACGGTATCAGACCCGAATCCTGATTGATGATATTGTATATACAGATTATTCCAATCACTATATTCAGATCCATACCACTTCCTGCGTAGTACGTTCCTATATGTCTTTTGCCGATTTCGCGCCCATGCTGGAATCCTATCCCCAGTTTTTGTGGTGTTACCGGAATTGCCTGGTCAATATGGATCACATTGAATCTCTGGAAGACCGGGACTTCCTCATGAAAAACCGGGAAAGAGTCCCTATTTCCAAAGCGCGGAAAAACGAAGTGACACAAGCCTATGCTGACTATCTCTTTGACTATGTAAATGGAGGGATTCACTAA
- a CDS encoding transketolase family protein produces the protein MAKIANKQVICDVLIEEGKKDKDIIALCSDSRGSASFTAFANELPQQFVETGITEQNLVSISAGLAKCGKKPYAASPACFLSTRSYEQCKVDVAYSNTNVKLIGISGGVSYGALGMSHHSAQDIAAMAAVPNMRVYLPSDRFQTEKLMRELLKDEKPAYIRVGRNAVDDVYEEGKVPFEMDKATVIQEGTDVALIACGEMVKPCVEAAEILKEKGISAAVLDMYCVKPLDEAAVIKAAQNAKAVITVEEHAPYGGLGSMVSQTVGVNCPRKVINLALPDAPVITGTSKEVFAYYGLTGEGIAKKAEELI, from the coding sequence ATGGCTAAGATCGCGAACAAACAGGTGATCTGTGACGTACTGATCGAGGAAGGAAAGAAGGATAAGGATATCATCGCGCTGTGCAGCGATTCGAGGGGGAGCGCGTCTTTTACGGCGTTTGCCAATGAGCTGCCCCAGCAGTTTGTGGAGACAGGGATCACGGAACAGAACCTGGTGAGCATATCGGCGGGACTCGCAAAATGCGGGAAGAAGCCATACGCGGCGTCCCCGGCCTGCTTTTTGTCTACCAGGAGCTATGAGCAGTGCAAGGTGGACGTGGCATACTCCAATACGAACGTAAAGCTGATCGGGATCAGCGGAGGAGTCAGCTACGGAGCGTTAGGGATGAGCCATCATTCGGCCCAGGATATCGCGGCGATGGCGGCGGTGCCGAACATGCGGGTATATCTGCCCAGCGACCGGTTCCAGACCGAGAAGCTCATGCGGGAACTGTTAAAGGATGAGAAGCCGGCGTATATCCGGGTGGGCCGGAACGCGGTGGACGATGTATATGAGGAAGGGAAGGTGCCGTTCGAGATGGATAAGGCGACGGTGATCCAGGAAGGAACGGATGTGGCGCTGATCGCCTGCGGAGAAATGGTAAAGCCCTGTGTGGAAGCGGCCGAGATCCTGAAGGAGAAAGGGATCAGCGCCGCGGTCCTGGATATGTACTGCGTGAAACCATTGGACGAGGCGGCTGTGATAAAAGCGGCCCAGAACGCCAAAGCGGTGATCACGGTGGAAGAGCACGCGCCCTATGGAGGTTTAGGGTCAATGGTGAGCCAGACGGTAGGAGTCAACTGTCCGAGGAAAGTTATAAACCTGGCTCTGCCGGACGCGCCGGTGATCACAGGGACCTCAAAGGAAGTGTTCGCCTACTATGGGCTGACCGGGGAAGGAATCGCGAAGAAAGCGGAGGAGCTGATCTAA
- a CDS encoding 50S ribosomal protein L7/L12: protein MAKMTTAEFIDAIKELSVLELNELVKACEEEFGVSAAAGVVVAAAAGDGAAAAEEKDEFDVELVSAGASKVKVIKVVREITGLGLKEAKELVDNAPKVVKEGASKAEAEEIKAKLEGEGAEVNLK, encoded by the coding sequence ATGGCAAAAATGACAACTGCTGAATTTATTGATGCAATCAAAGAATTATCAGTATTGGAATTAAACGAGTTAGTAAAAGCTTGTGAAGAAGAGTTTGGCGTTTCTGCGGCAGCAGGCGTTGTAGTTGCGGCAGCGGCAGGAGATGGCGCGGCAGCAGCAGAAGAGAAAGATGAGTTTGATGTAGAGCTGGTATCCGCTGGCGCTTCCAAGGTTAAAGTTATCAAAGTTGTTCGTGAGATCACTGGACTTGGCCTGAAAGAGGCAAAAGAGCTGGTTGATAACGCTCCGAAGGTAGTAAAAGAGGGCGCTTCCAAGGCTGAGGCTGAAGAGATCAAAGCGAAACTGGAAGGCGAAGGCGCTGAGGTTAACCTGAAATAA